The following are encoded together in the Hemicordylus capensis ecotype Gifberg chromosome 4, rHemCap1.1.pri, whole genome shotgun sequence genome:
- the LOC128323195 gene encoding uncharacterized protein LOC128323195 codes for VESAEKRKRIVESLKTPAADMASALRDSWPDATVKGYLKILEDKHDKLLRKRVFQMRTEQFIRGVIYDELVVTNLHLREQQKCPLSFPDLLRMVKDEDNKNGRKKDVQSSNGQCSHDWSCFYKQVSRKPTSQTSERNASPNEEDASGFGILQRSSAKKSSKSTIFQMKPTSFFSAKEKTPKMYLFSQTFNGRFFNVMCFYL; via the exons TGCAGAAAAAAGGAAGAGGATTGTGGAAAGTTTGAAGACTCCTGCTGCAGATATGGCCAGTGCTTTAAGGGACAGTTGGCCTGATGCTACAGTGAAAGGTTATCTAAAAATTCTTGAAGACAAACATG ATAAATTGCTGAGGAAG AGAGTTTTTCAGATGAGAACAGAACAATTTATCAGGGGAGTGATTTATGATGAACTTGTTGTGACTAACTTGCATTTAAGGGAGCAGCAGAAgtgtcctctttctttcccagacCTCTTGAGAATGGTGAAAGATGAAGACAACAAAAATGGTCGAAAGAAAGATGTCCAGAGCAGCAATGGTCAGTGCTCACATGACTGGAGTTGTTTCTACAAACAAGTCTCAAGAAAGCCAACTAGCCAAACAAGTGAAAGAAATGCAAGTCCAAATGAAGAAGATGCAAGTGGCTTTGGAATCCTTCAAAGGAGCTCTGCCAAGAAATCCAGCAAAAGCACCATTTTCCAGATGAAGCCTACCAGCTTCTTCTCTGCAAAAGA gaaaactcccaagatgtacctgttttctcagacttttaacggaagattttttaatgtaatgtgcttttATCTGTGA